In the genome of Sinorhizobium chiapasense, the window TCGGTGTCTTTCTCGCCGTGGTCGGCGCGCTCTTCACGCTTTTCATCAGTGCCTATTTCATGCGCATGGCGTCTTCCGACTGGTCGCCGCTGCCGCTGCCGCGCTTTCTCTGGATCAACACCGCTATTCTTGCCTTGAGCAGCGCAACCCTGCATTGGGCAAAGCTCGAAGCCGAACGGCGGAACGACGAGGCGGCACGGACCAGCCTGCTCGTCGCGTTCGCGGCAGGCCTCGCCTTCCTCGTCGGACAGCTTTTCGCCTGGCGCGCGCTTTCTTCCGCCGGGTATTTTCTGACCAGCAACCCGGCCAACAGCTTTTTCTACATGCTCACCGCGATGCATGGCCTGCACATCGTCGGCGGGCTCGCGGCGCTGGGACGCGTCACCCTGCGCACTTGGGATGCGCCGATCGACCGCCGGGCGCACCTCTCCATCGGGCTTTGCGCCACCTACTGGCATTTCATGCTGGCCGTCTGGCTGGTTCTATTCGCCCTCTTTTCCGGTTGGGCCAACGACGTCGTCGATCTCTGCCGTCAATTGCTGACATAGGAACGCTGACATGTCCGCTCCACTAAAGCCATCCTCCTTGGAAACGCTCCCCCGCCCATCCGGTCTCGCCGGCTTGGCGGCCGACTGGGCTTCGGACCAGCGGGCCTTCAAGAATGTCTCCTGGGGAAAGGCCATGATGTGGATCTTCCTCCTGAGCGACACGTTCATTTTCGGCTGCTTCCTGATCGCCTACATGTCGGCGCGTATGGCGACGACCGTGCCCTGGCCGAACCCGAGCGAGGTCTTCGCACTGGAGATCGGCGGGGTCCACGTGCCGCTGATCCTGATCGCCATCATGACGTTCGTCCTGATCTCCAGCAGCGGCACCATGGCGATGGCCGTCAACTGCGGTTACCGCCGCGACCGGCGCAAGACCGCCGCGCTTATGCTCCTGACCGCGCTGTTCGGGGCCACATTCGTCGGCATGCAGGCCTTCGAATGGTCGAAGCTGATCGCCGAGGGCGTGCGGCCCTGGGGCAATCCCTGGGGGGCGGCGCAGTTCGGCTCGACCTTCTTCATGATCAC includes:
- a CDS encoding heme-copper oxidase subunit III family protein gives rise to the protein MSAPLKPSSLETLPRPSGLAGLAADWASDQRAFKNVSWGKAMMWIFLLSDTFIFGCFLIAYMSARMATTVPWPNPSEVFALEIGGVHVPLILIAIMTFVLISSSGTMAMAVNCGYRRDRRKTAALMLLTALFGATFVGMQAFEWSKLIAEGVRPWGNPWGAAQFGSTFFMITGFHGTHVTIGVIFLLIIARKVWRGDFDTERRGFFTSRKGHYEIVEITGLYWHFVDLVWVFIFAFFYLW
- a CDS encoding cytochrome c oxidase subunit 3, with protein sequence MTVVLVFLAVIAVIIAWWLAQQRLASKPWLEVGHGHDRRGIEPVPAAKVGLGVFLAVVGALFTLFISAYFMRMASSDWSPLPLPRFLWINTAILALSSATLHWAKLEAERRNDEAARTSLLVAFAAGLAFLVGQLFAWRALSSAGYFLTSNPANSFFYMLTAMHGLHIVGGLAALGRVTLRTWDAPIDRRAHLSIGLCATYWHFMLAVWLVLFALFSGWANDVVDLCRQLLT